In Apium graveolens cultivar Ventura chromosome 10, ASM990537v1, whole genome shotgun sequence, the following are encoded in one genomic region:
- the LOC141689369 gene encoding pentatricopeptide repeat-containing protein At5g66520-like, which translates to MAAAVKTSSRAVQQHLFSLLHNSLTYKQLEQIHTCLIINALAHKNFILVNLLSLYISLGHFRKAHQIFNQANSPSTTVWNQMIRGYWMPRESIKLYSRMAGSGVKADEYTYSYVVTACVKAMALREGMQLHGRVLCSGFCRNVVLQTNLLNLYLMAGGEGMLDEARRVFDEMCERNAVMWNCLLSGYFRWGEIDKASDVFHEMADKNVVSWTTMIVGFVRNGRSKRALSLFYHMWRGCVKFDRVTLVAVLSACAELGDLRLGRWIHCYYIRGNLDVVNDVELVTLHNALVHMYASCGCVDESFKVFKMMPRRSTVSWTSMIMGFAKQGHGEEAIELLRGMQGCGDNDVRPDGITLVAVLCACSHAGLVEEGRYFFNCIQTWGIEPMIEHYGCMVDILSRAGHLDEAHRLIMSMPMKPNDAVWGALLGGCKIHKNAELASLVAQKMVWNLDRDQAAGYLVLLSNVYATTKMWQDVVDVRQMIG; encoded by the coding sequence ATGGCAGCGGCCGTTAAAACAAGCTCAAGGGCTGTCCAACAACACCTGTTCTCTCTCTTACACAACTCCCTCACTTACAAACAACTTGAACAAATACATACATGTCTTATCATCAATGCCTTGGCTCACAAAAACTTCATTCTTGTAAATCTATTGTCCTTGTACATATCTTTAGGCCATTTTCGAAAAGCCCATCAAATATTTAATCAGGCTAATTCCCCTAGCACTACCGTTTGGAATCAAATGATTAGAGGTTATTGGATGCCCCGTGAGTCGATTAAGCTTTATAGTAGAATGGCAGGTAGTGGAGTGAAGGCGGATGAGTACACGTATTCGTATGTTGTTACTGCGTGTGTCAAGGCGATGGCGTTGAGAGAGGGAATGCAGCTTCATGGGAGGGTTTTGTGTAGTGGGTTTTGTAGAAATGTGGTGCTTCAGACTAATTTGCTGAATTTGTATTTGATGGCTGGAGGGGAGGGGATGTTGGACGAGGCCCGGAGGGTTTTTGATGAAATGTGTGAGAGAAATGCGGTAATGTGGAATTGTTTGTTATCGGGGTATTTTAGGTGGGGGGAGATAGATAAGGCTTCTGATGTTTTTCATGAGATGGCGGACAAGAATGTTGTTTCTTGGACAACTATGATTGTTGGATTTGTTCGGAATGGGAGGTCAAAGCGAGCGTTGTCTTTGTTTTATCATATGTGGAGAGGTTGTGTGAAATTTGATCGGGTAACATTAGTGGCTGTATTGTCAGCTTGTGCTGAATTGGGTGACTTGAGATTGGGAAGGTGGATTCACTGTTATTATATACGTGGCAATTTGGATGTTGTGAATGACGTGGAGTTGGTGACATTACATAATGCACTTGTTCATATGTATGCTAGTTGTGGCTGTGTTGATGAATCTTttaaagtatttaaaatgatGCCAAGGAGAAGTACTGTTTCTTGGACAAGTATGATCATGGGTTTTGCAAAACAGGGCCATGGAGAAGAAGCTATTGAGCTTTTACGGGGGATGCAAGGATGTGGAGATAATGATGTTAGACCTGACGGGATTACACTGGTAGCGGTTCTGTGTGCTTGTAGTCATGCTGGTCTTGTTGAAGAGGGGCGTTATTTCTTTAACTGTATTCAGACATGGGGTATTGAGCCAATGATTGAGCATTACGGATGCATGGTTGATATTTTAAGTCGTGCTGGACATCTTGATGAAGCGCACAGACTTATAATGTCAATGCCGATGAAGCCAAATGATGCAGTATGGGGAGCTCTTCTAGGTGGTTGCAAAATTCATAAGAATGCAGAGCTTGCTTCTCTTGTGGCTCAGAAAATGGTTTGGAATCTTGATCGCGACCAAGCTGCTGGTTACCTTGTCCTGTTATCAAATGTATATGCCACTACAAAGATGTGGCAAGATGTGGTTGATGTTAGACAGATGATAGGGTAG
- the LOC141690416 gene encoding uncharacterized protein LOC141690416 produces MNKIFKSQVERNLESYVDDMIAKSTTIPEHIEDLKECFDNLRKHELKLNPEKCTFGVGAAGAQAVGAALIREKNGRQQPVYYVSQVLKDAETRYPRVEKFAFALVITSRKLRYYFQGREIRVVINQPLRKIIHKLDDSGRLVNWAMEPSQFNLSFIPRTAIKAQALADFIIECNFPDEELAPMNIDPGTNQDANPGAWTLKVDGSSTSERSGAGLILKSSEGFTIQKAMSFGFPVINNQAEYEALITGLKLSRTLKVQDLNIYSDSKIVVKQTNGE; encoded by the exons atgaacaagatattcaagtcccagGTCGAGAGAAACTTGGAGTCCTATGTCGACGACATGATTGCTAAATCAACAACCATCCCCGAACACATAGAAGATCTGAAAGAATGTTTTGACAACCTGAGAAAGCATGAACTCAAACTGAATCCGGAGAAATGCACCTTCGGAGTTGGAGCAG CGGGAGCACAAGCAGTAGGGGCTGCCCTAATCCGGGAAAAAAATGGAAGACAACAACCAGTTTACTATGTAAGCCAAGTACTTAAAGATGCGGAAACCAGGTACCCAAGAGTAGAGAAGTTTGCCTTCGCCTTAGTCATAACATCAAGAAAGCTCAGGTACTACTTCCAAGGAAGAGAAATCAGAGTGGTCATAAATCAGCCTCTAAGAAAGATAATTCACAAGCTAGATGACTCGGGAAGGCTAGTCAATTGGGCTATGGAGCCAAGCCAGTTTAATTTGAGCTTCATACCCAGGACTGCCATTAAAGCTCAAGCACTTGCAGATTTTATAATCGAATGTAACTTCCCGGATGAAGAACTAGCGCCGATGAATATAGATCCGGGTACAAACCAAGATGCAAATCCAGGAGCCTGGACCTTGAAAGTAGATGGATCTTCAACAAGCGAGAGGTCGGGAGCCGGACTTATACTAAAAAGTTCTGAGGGATTCACCATTCAGAAAGCTATGTCTTTCGGCTTCCCGGTAATAAACAACCAGGCGGAATATGAGGCATTGATTACAGGACTGAAGCTATCCAGGACCCTCAAAGTCCAGGACCTGAATATCTACAGCGACTCCAagatagtggtcaagcaaacaaacGGAGAATAA
- the LOC141690417 gene encoding uncharacterized protein LOC141690417 has product MLHIEAGSPSHRAINFDEVANKKGLRTNMELINEVRDQAVEKTERYKEKSKEHFNKKSRVKNFQVGDLVLQDTEASDPTNTGKLMPKWEAPYKIKEVLRPGTYKLLNMDGSEVPNTWHGLRLRKLYQ; this is encoded by the coding sequence ATGCTTCATATTGAGGCGGGATCTCCTTCACACAGAGCAATAAACTTCGATGAAGTAGCCAACAAAAAAGGACTCAGAACAAACATGGAGCTAATTAATGAGGTCCGGGACCAAGCTGTAGAAAAAACGGAGAGGTACAAGGAGAAGAGCAAGGAGCATTTCAATAAGAAGTCCAGAGTTAAGAACTTCCAAGTTGGAGATCTAGTTCTTCAAGACACAGAAGCATCAGATCCTACAAACACTGGAAAgctaatgcccaaatgggaagcCCCATATAAGATCAAAGAAGTGTTGAGGCCAGGGACTTACAAACTCTTGAACATGGATGGCTCAGAAGTCCCCAATACCTGGCATGGACTCAGGCTAAGGAAGTTATACCAATAG